TCCGGCTTTGGCAGAACTATACTAATGATGCGCAGGCGTGGCAGGTAGTTGCCGTCTCCAATGGTTATTACAAAATCCTGTCAAAGGTAGATGCCACACGTGGTTGGGATATTCCCAACTGTACCATGGATGGTAATTCAAACCTACAGCTTTGGGATTATTACGGGACATCCTGTCAATTGTTTAAGTTCAAGTTTATAGCGATGAATTAAACACATGGACGAGAATAAACATTGTTTTAAAGAACTTCAAGATTTAGGTTATATAAAATAACCATGTTGGCGTCAACTACCTTCAGTTGACGCCATTTTTTATATCAGAAGGGACTATTCTTACTTCGGTTCCATTATTTCAAAGTTTTTTTTATGTCGTTCAGAAAATCAAATACAGGAAAGACATCCCCTTGATTGGTCAATGCAATGATCGTATTCCCGTTTTTCAGATCTCTCCAGAACAGGCTTCTGAAACCGGCCAATCCACCCGTATGTTGAGCAATCATCGAACCGTCAGATTTCTCGATAAACCAGCCCGATCCATATTCAGAATGGGTACCGTCCTCCAGAATCGGTGTCTGATATAGTAATTTAGTACTTTCTTCTGATAATAGTTGATTGGTTCTTAGCGCCTTGTCAAATTTATAAAGATCTTCTGCCGTAGCATAAATACCGCCGTCTCCTGTGGTAAGAATAGAATAATCATCTACTTTTTTATCCCTGTTATACCCTATAGCTTTATCGGGAATGACTGTATTAGATTCATAAACTGTGGTGTGATGCATTTGCAAAGGATCGAAAATATTCTTTTTCAAAAATTGGGCATAGGACATTCCGGAAATCTTTTCGATAATTAAGGACAGGATAATGTAACCAGAATTGCTATATTGAAATTTTGTTCCGGGTTTGAAGGCTAATCCGTCCTGATTTTGAAGCCAATGGATAACCTCATTATTGGTCAAACCTTTTTTTGTAAGTCTATTTTCATAATCTCTTATTCCTGAGGTATGATTCAGCAATTGCTTTATGGTAATATGATGGGCATAGGAAGGAAGATCGTCAACAAACTTTACGGCATCATCATCGAGTGAAAGAAGTCTTTTTTCCGCCAGTTGAAAAATGGCAATGGCAGTGAAGGGTTTACTTAATGAGGCAATATAAAACGGGGTTTCTTTTGTGAGCTCCACTTTTTGATCCAAATCCCGGTAGCCGAAAACGGTATCTATAATGACTTTATCATTTTGAGCGATTAATATGCTTCCATTGAACTTTCCTTTCCGGTAATAGTTATTAATCACTTCATCCGGAGTTTGACTCGTAGTCTGACACCCCATTACTATTAAACAGAAGATAAAATAAAAATGTTTCATATAAACCCTAGACTGTATTATTTATAGATGTAAGAATTTCTTAGCTTAAAGATTTGTACTGGATGTAATGATAGCTGGTTTCATTTTATTTTGTCCTATTGATCGTTTCTTCATACCCATCATCCCAATACATTTTAATAGCATTACATACATTGTTGCTATCCGTTATAAACTCTACTTGATAATCAGTGCCTATCTGGAATAAATTAGCTGTTATGGCTATTGCTTTTCTTGGTTCGTTACTTTTTTGATTGGTATCCCTAAACATTAGCTGATTGCCTGAAAGCGTAACTTCAAACTCCGAAAATCGTCCTGCAAACTTGGTTGCCTCTGTTGGATTGATGATTACATTTGAGGATTTTGATTTATTAAAATTGATTTGCCAGTTAATTTTCCTTTTCTCATCTTCATCTTTTTCGGTCAGTAATTTTTGATTCAGAAAGTGATTTTGAGCGGTCAAAATACAATTTTGCTCTTCTGTTTCAATGTCCGGAATTACGCCAACACCTTCCCAATCGGTTTTAGTGATAACATTTTCTTCACGTGAATATGGAATAAATGCTACAAAGCCATTTCCCATGCTGAAACTTCTTGTTGCATGAGCACCGCCTTTTGATGTATTTCCAATGATAACAGCCTTTTTCATACTTTGTAAAGTGTAAGCAAAACTTTCAGCAGCCGAAAAGGTTCTCCTGCTTGTTAGAATATATAAAGGCATTCCTAATTTTAAACCGTCTGTTATTTCCTTTTTATTTCCAATATAAGAATCTGTCCATTTATTTTCGATTCTGTTATAAGTTTTCCCTGTGTAAGTTTTTGTAGGAAAAAAGTAACTTAGAATTTCACCTAACATTTCACCGTTACCTCCGAAATTATTTCTTAGATCAATGATCAATCCGTCAGTATGGGAAATAAACTGCATTGCTGAATGTACTGTCTTTCTTGCAGAAGGACTGGGAACAGCGAAGTTTGTAAATTCTATGTAGCCCATATTTGAAGGCATAATTTCTAACTTTTTAAAATAGAAATTTTGTTTTTCATCTTTTTTAATTTGGTCTGCTAAAATTGCATTTGACCCTTTTTTATTGGCAAGAAATTTTATGATGTCTTTTTCTAATCGGGGATTATATTCAATTCGCAAATGATTGTCTTCATTTACTGAACGAAGTGCTTTTTGAATCTCATTGGCGAATTGGTTGGGGTCTGTGACAGACCTAAATATATTGTTTTGAGTTTGTTGCTTCAAAAAGTCTGTCATTACTTTTGCCTTATCAGGGAAAACATAATTATTGATCAGCGAATTACAAATGCTGTTTACAACTTCTATTTTCGTTAAACTGTCAATCTTTTGCGACTCATTATTTTGAGCAAAAAAAAGTTGTCCAATGAAAATGAATAAGCCCTTCAAAATGTTTTTCTGTATCATTTACTGTCCGTTTTAAAAACCATTAATAAACTTTCTGAGCTTAGATTAATTACGCTGTTTTTTGTAAACATATTCATGTCTTTTAATCCATGCAGTTTCTCCGGAAAAAAGGACATCTTTCTGTGTGGATAAAGAAGTATTGCCTAATATGTAAGTCTGTCTTATGGTTGCTTTCTTACCATCGTTTCCATCCTTGCCTTCTTTTTCAGTTATGATTCTTATATCGCCGTTGGAAAGTTTTGTCCTGGAAACCAGCTTTTCTTTACCAATGTATTGCCCATCTTTTGAAATAGAAAGAGTATCGGTCTTATTTGCACTTTTTTCTTTGGGATAAGTGTGAACGAAAAGGAATTCATTCGTGTTGGAAATTCTTTTTATCTCAAGATCCGCAGACATCATATAAGGTTTTCCGGAGCTGTAATCCAGATAGGTTAATTGCCCTGTCCAGTTTCCTTCAACCTTCATAAAATCATTGATTAGCCGATTGGATTTTTTCTGAGCCTGCATTAATATTACTGTCAGTAAGAAGAACCCGATAAGTAGAATGTTTGTTAATTGTTTCATATTAATTCTTTTGATTAATTAATTTCACTTATATAAATCTTTCAACATTTTACCGCCTCAGAATGAGAAATTGATTGTGTGATTTTTAGTTTATATTTTAAGACAATTATTATTTTAGAACTATTACATTTCGGTTTGCCCGTATATGTTTTGCCTGATCTAAATTCAATCAATTTCTATTAATTAATTGAATCGTATAATCCAGTTCCACATCTTCCTTATTGATCCAATTTTCGAATGTAGTTGCTGTTTCGTGATCCGGTATTGTACCGCGGCCGAAATTTTTATCCAGATCAACCGCATTGGTGTATTTCTGTAAAGGTATAGTAATAACCAGCCCGGTCGGAATTTTAGCCTGGCTCAGCATTCCGCTTGTATTGCCCTGATAACCGCCACCCGTTTCCTGCCCGATCACTATAGCTTTTTTGTTATGTGATATTACTGCCGTAAAATCAGCACAGGATGAAAGACACAGACCATTGATTAATAGATAACTATTTCCTTTAAAATTCATCTTGGCAGGTTCCTGCGGTTCGTAGTAATCGAATTCTTTTGTGATCCAGGATTTTTTCCAGAGATACAATCCGTTATTTTCTTCAGGTTTTTTGTAGAACATCTTGTTGACACCTTTAATCTCCTTCGCGACAGCTTCTGTAACTTCAATCTTATCCCAGTATCTGAATGTCTTGTCGAAGAAGAAAGATGCCAGCAAAGCTGCATTATCATCTGTCCCTCCTGTATTGTTCCTTACGTCAATGATAAGATCTTTGATATTCTGTTGTTGCAGAGTCTGGAATACGTCCTTGATAAATTTCTTAAAATTCTGCCCGCTTTGCTTTATTGCAGTATCGGCAAAGGAATGAATTTTTAAAATAGCTATCCCATTTTTCACCTCAAACTCAAGGGGTAAATCATAGTTCTTTTCAAGCTGTTCTAAAGGAGGAAAAACATCTTTGAAAGCTCCATTTAGCTCAAAGGTCTGATCAATGCCTTCTGATCTCACAACCACTTTAAAAACTTTGGGCGCATCTATTATTTCCTGATACCAAAATGGAAATCTGTAATTCAGCAAAAGAATTTTTTCCGTTTGGTTATATCCGTCTGATGGAATAGCATCGAGCAATTTATTTAATATCGCTGAAATCGGAGTTCCATTAATTGAAACCAATTCTACCCCCCTTTTAATACCTTTATTTTCCGAGTAATTCTTTGAGATTAATACCTTCTGATTCTTGGCATCTACAAAAATTTCTAACGGCAACAAAGTATTGGAAGCATTAATAGAAGTCTTGGATTCTTCCGGCAGCTCAATTCCGGTATGGAGGCACCCGATCTTAGCAAACAAAGGTTTCAATTTTCTGTAATATTGCAGTTGGGTCAAAGAATCCTGAATGCTCTGTCGAGTGGAATCAATTAAAAATCCAAATTTTTCCTTGTCTGTATATCTGTAGAATCCGGGATGTTTTTTGCTGATCTCATCCATTAATCCTGATGTCCATTGACGTAAGCTATCTGCCGGATATTTTTGCTCAGGTTTAAATTCCTTTGTCTGCCCAAAGAAATTTAGCGTTGAAATTATCAATAGCATAATTATTAATGCCGGTTTGATAAAATAATTTCCTTGTTTTGATAGATGTATCATTGTTATGCTATACAAAAAGATTTAAGTTTAATACAAGTTAATTTTTCTTTCTCAAAAGTCCTTCCAACACTTTTTTCCCGTTTTCGTTATCGGGATTGAGTTCAACAGACTTTTGATACATTTTGATGGCTTCTTCTTTTTGTCCGTTTTCAAGAAGCGCTTCTGCATAACTATCAAAGGCATTCCAGCTGTTGGGGAAGAGATCAACATTTGTTTTTAATGTTTCAACAGCTTGTTTGTAGAAATGTTTTTCCGGCAAATGATAAGGATTGTTGTTCCCCATAAAATCATACCCGAGCGTGTTCATTTCATTCTCACTCAGATAATAATTAAGCGTATCTTTTCTTAAGCTTTCCAATGTTTCTCTCGCTTCTGTTGCACCTTTGTTAAGTAAAATATTTCCATAGATCTTGGCAATATTTTTTTTGGGTGTATCCACTTTTTTGCGGTTCAGAAGCATCATAACTTTTGTAGCATTTTCGTGGGCATTGAAATGAGCATTGTCAAACAGGATGACGGTTTGATGTTTGGTGACGTTTCTGAGAATATTGGAGCTCAGTCCCATTGCTGCCCCACTGTGGTACACCAGTTTTCCCATTGTAGAGTCTTTTTCAATTTCCCAGCCTAATCCGAATTCATCGGGATTATTTTTACCGTTATTTAATTTTACCGGGACAAATGCTTCTTCCAGGGTCTCTTGTTTTAGCAAAGTGTTATCATAAAGTGCTTTGTCAAATTTCCATAAATCCCGGATCGTACTTATATAATCGGCAAATCCTCTGAAGGCATAAGAATGCCAGTATTCTTTCACATAAGGAATTGAATTGGATTTAACAGGATTATCATCATACAAATGAAGATAGATGTGAGGAAATGCAAAATTTTTTATTTCAGCTCTGTTGAATTGCTCAGGTAAAGGGAAAAGCACAGTTTCTTTCATCTTTGCCGGTCTAAGAATATTTCTTTTAATGTATTTTTCATAAGATATTCCCGAGACTTTTTCAACAATCAAAGCTAGGATAAGATAGTTGATATTATCATAATTTCCTTTTTCACCCGGTTGATAAACAAGCGGTTGTTTGTTTGCAATAACTCCCGGAAGAAAATCTTCGTTGGTGAAAACTTTATCGGGATTTTCTTTTTGCTCTTTGTCAAAAAAAGCATTGTAAGGTGGAAGTCCGGAGGTATGTGAAAGCAAATGTCTGATCTTTATTTCCGGGTAAGGAAACCCCGACAGATACTCCGTAACAGGATCTGTTATTTTCAGTAAACCCTTTTCCTTGAGCTGCAAAATAGCAGTTGCTGTAAATATTTTTGAAATACTGGCAATGGGAAAAGTGATATCGGGTGTATTTGGCGCTTTGATTACGTGATCTGAAAACCCAAAAGATCTTTCATACACAATCTTATTGTTATCAACCACTAAAACATTGCCACTGAATTGTTGATTTTTAGCCAATGCATTGAAATAATCATCGATTATCTTTTCCTTTGATTGCCCGGAAATTTTTACCAATAATAAAAGAAGAAAGCTGGTTAAAAGCAGTTTTTTATGCATATTCAATGTATTTTGTATTATAAGCTTGTTTAACCACAAAAGGAACAAAAGACTTTAGATAAAGTTTTAAAGTTTACTATAAACGAAGAAAAGAACGCATAAGCATTTAAAAATCTTTGATTTTTATTCTTTTGAGAGCTTTTGTCATTTAAAATACATTTACAAATATCTTTTGTGTCTTTTGTGGTTAATTTAAACAGATTTATTGTATATCCTGATATTTTTTATAAGAATCATAGCGAATAATAAAGCCTATCCAGATGACAAGCAAAACAGCAATTAGTATCAACTCTGTCTGATGAAGGCCATTTCTGAAAAAATTATTCAGCGAATGAAATCCGGATACAGCCAGTAATGAATAGGTCTTATTATAGACTTTGCCAATTCCCCAAGTCCCTAAAAACAAGATACCAAGAAAAATCAAATTAGAAGTGGTGAATTCAAAATTCAGATGCCAGATAAACCATAAAACGGCGATAATGATGATACTTTGAAGCTTCGGCAGATCTTTTAATTGTTCCTGTAAAAATCCGCGCCAGCCGATCTCTTCCAATAAACCATACACCAAAACTGTGGAAAGCAGCACAAAAGGAAATTGTCCCTGCTGAATATAGCTGACTGTTCCAATAAGCAAGACCGGAACAATCCAGAAAACAAGAAAAGGCAAAAATATGTTTCGGTAATTTCCTTTCAGGGAAAGCTTTAAGGGAATATTAAACAATTTAACCGAAACAAAAGCACCGATAGCCGGACCAATTCCTCGTAGTAAAATTTTTATAAATTCGTTGTCGGTAAAGTCAAGCAGATTGGTTTTCACTGCCAAAAAGCGAAACAGAATGGCAATAGCATAAAAAACGATAATGCTTCCAAGTCGTTTTCTTTCTTTCATATTTTTTTGAATTAGATCATCCAAAATTAATTATAAGAAAGCCAAATCCACTTGACGATGGGTAAGTTTTACTTCCCGGTAACTCTTTTTCTGAGGCGGCTAAGACTTTCCGCAGTTAACCCCAGGTAAGAAGCGATTATTTTGAGAGGTGTACGCTGGAAAATTTCAGGGCGTTGGCTAATGAGATTGAGATAACGTTCTTCCGGACTCAGTGTCAGAAGATTGATCTGATCCTGTTGTTTTCGCAGGAACAATATTTCGGGGATCGCTTTGCCAATTCTTAATCCTGTTTCATTACGGGAATAGAGCTCATTGAGATCTGGATAGCTGATCGACCATAATATACAATCTTCCAATGCCTGTGTTTTAATGCCTGAAGGCTGCTGTTTGAGGAAAGAAAAATAATCGCTCATAAAACTGTTTTCATACAGCAAATTGATGCAGATATCTTTTTTCCCGTTCCAAACGAATAGGCCGACAGAACCTTTGGCTACAATATTCAAATATTTTTCTACACTCTGATAATCTTTTATGACCTCATTTTTCTGAAATTCTCTGACCTCTATTTTTTCTGAAAAACGCTCCCAGATATTGGTCTCAGCATTATAGAATGGAGAAAAAACATTTTGAATTTCTTGTGGTGTAGGCATATATTCTGTTTATATACGCAAATTTAATATTTCCAGCCATATTACTAATTGGAATCATCCTATTCTCCACCTATTCTTTGTAAAATTACCCGTCTTAACCGTTCTTCATGCTGATCTCCCCACTGTCCCAAAGCGCCTACGACAGGAATCAGACTTTCACCAAACTCAGTTAAGCTATATTCTACTTTTGGGGGTACGACAGGGTAAATTTTCTTCGTGACCAACTCGTGGTCTTCCAACTCTTTTAGCTGGATATTTAAAACCCTTCGCGATGCATCCGGAATTTTACGCTGCAATTCGCTCGGTCTTTTATGTCCCTGATAAATAAACCAAAGAAGACGGATTTTCCATTTGCCATACAGCACTTCACCGATCAGGTCAAGACCACAATTCAGATTCGGAATTATTTTTCTTTCATACATAATGTAAAAGTAAGCGTATGTTCCGATTT
Above is a genomic segment from Chryseobacterium geocarposphaerae containing:
- a CDS encoding serine hydrolase domain-containing protein; translation: MKHFYFIFCLIVMGCQTTSQTPDEVINNYYRKGKFNGSILIAQNDKVIIDTVFGYRDLDQKVELTKETPFYIASLSKPFTAIAIFQLAEKRLLSLDDDAVKFVDDLPSYAHHITIKQLLNHTSGIRDYENRLTKKGLTNNEVIHWLQNQDGLAFKPGTKFQYSNSGYIILSLIIEKISGMSYAQFLKKNIFDPLQMHHTTVYESNTVIPDKAIGYNRDKKVDDYSILTTGDGGIYATAEDLYKFDKALRTNQLLSEESTKLLYQTPILEDGTHSEYGSGWFIEKSDGSMIAQHTGGLAGFRSLFWRDLKNGNTIIALTNQGDVFPVFDFLNDIKKTLK
- a CDS encoding S41 family peptidase, which produces MIQKNILKGLFIFIGQLFFAQNNESQKIDSLTKIEVVNSICNSLINNYVFPDKAKVMTDFLKQQTQNNIFRSVTDPNQFANEIQKALRSVNEDNHLRIEYNPRLEKDIIKFLANKKGSNAILADQIKKDEKQNFYFKKLEIMPSNMGYIEFTNFAVPSPSARKTVHSAMQFISHTDGLIIDLRNNFGGNGEMLGEILSYFFPTKTYTGKTYNRIENKWTDSYIGNKKEITDGLKLGMPLYILTSRRTFSAAESFAYTLQSMKKAVIIGNTSKGGAHATRSFSMGNGFVAFIPYSREENVITKTDWEGVGVIPDIETEEQNCILTAQNHFLNQKLLTEKDEDEKRKINWQINFNKSKSSNVIINPTEATKFAGRFSEFEVTLSGNQLMFRDTNQKSNEPRKAIAITANLFQIGTDYQVEFITDSNNVCNAIKMYWDDGYEETINRTK
- a CDS encoding S41 family peptidase, with the protein product MLLIISTLNFFGQTKEFKPEQKYPADSLRQWTSGLMDEISKKHPGFYRYTDKEKFGFLIDSTRQSIQDSLTQLQYYRKLKPLFAKIGCLHTGIELPEESKTSINASNTLLPLEIFVDAKNQKVLISKNYSENKGIKRGVELVSINGTPISAILNKLLDAIPSDGYNQTEKILLLNYRFPFWYQEIIDAPKVFKVVVRSEGIDQTFELNGAFKDVFPPLEQLEKNYDLPLEFEVKNGIAILKIHSFADTAIKQSGQNFKKFIKDVFQTLQQQNIKDLIIDVRNNTGGTDDNAALLASFFFDKTFRYWDKIEVTEAVAKEIKGVNKMFYKKPEENNGLYLWKKSWITKEFDYYEPQEPAKMNFKGNSYLLINGLCLSSCADFTAVISHNKKAIVIGQETGGGYQGNTSGMLSQAKIPTGLVITIPLQKYTNAVDLDKNFGRGTIPDHETATTFENWINKEDVELDYTIQLINRN
- a CDS encoding serine hydrolase domain-containing protein gives rise to the protein MHKKLLLTSFLLLLLVKISGQSKEKIIDDYFNALAKNQQFSGNVLVVDNNKIVYERSFGFSDHVIKAPNTPDITFPIASISKIFTATAILQLKEKGLLKITDPVTEYLSGFPYPEIKIRHLLSHTSGLPPYNAFFDKEQKENPDKVFTNEDFLPGVIANKQPLVYQPGEKGNYDNINYLILALIVEKVSGISYEKYIKRNILRPAKMKETVLFPLPEQFNRAEIKNFAFPHIYLHLYDDNPVKSNSIPYVKEYWHSYAFRGFADYISTIRDLWKFDKALYDNTLLKQETLEEAFVPVKLNNGKNNPDEFGLGWEIEKDSTMGKLVYHSGAAMGLSSNILRNVTKHQTVILFDNAHFNAHENATKVMMLLNRKKVDTPKKNIAKIYGNILLNKGATEARETLESLRKDTLNYYLSENEMNTLGYDFMGNNNPYHLPEKHFYKQAVETLKTNVDLFPNSWNAFDSYAEALLENGQKEEAIKMYQKSVELNPDNENGKKVLEGLLRKKN
- a CDS encoding CPBP family intramembrane glutamic endopeptidase, translating into MKERKRLGSIIVFYAIAILFRFLAVKTNLLDFTDNEFIKILLRGIGPAIGAFVSVKLFNIPLKLSLKGNYRNIFLPFLVFWIVPVLLIGTVSYIQQGQFPFVLLSTVLVYGLLEEIGWRGFLQEQLKDLPKLQSIIIIAVLWFIWHLNFEFTTSNLIFLGILFLGTWGIGKVYNKTYSLLAVSGFHSLNNFFRNGLHQTELILIAVLLVIWIGFIIRYDSYKKYQDIQ
- a CDS encoding Crp/Fnr family transcriptional regulator, with translation MPTPQEIQNVFSPFYNAETNIWERFSEKIEVREFQKNEVIKDYQSVEKYLNIVAKGSVGLFVWNGKKDICINLLYENSFMSDYFSFLKQQPSGIKTQALEDCILWSISYPDLNELYSRNETGLRIGKAIPEILFLRKQQDQINLLTLSPEERYLNLISQRPEIFQRTPLKIIASYLGLTAESLSRLRKRVTGK
- a CDS encoding winged helix-turn-helix transcriptional regulator, translating into MGYKNSSYKYGITIHIGINYSPIVQIGTYAYFYIMYERKIIPNLNCGLDLIGEVLYGKWKIRLLWFIYQGHKRPSELQRKIPDASRRVLNIQLKELEDHELVTKKIYPVVPPKVEYSLTEFGESLIPVVGALGQWGDQHEERLRRVILQRIGGE